The Deltaproteobacteria bacterium genomic interval AACGGCGAGCTGTACGTAGCCTGGAACGATTACGCAGCGAACACCATCGCCTTCTCCAGCTCGCTCGACGGCGGCGCCACCTTCTCGCCGCAGGTCGTCATCTCTCCCAAGACGATTCCCTTCGATGCCGGAATCCCGGCGGAGTTCAGCCGGCGCGCGCTCGTGTACCCCGCTTGCGACACGGACCGATCCGCCGGTCCAAACCGCGGGCGCCTGTATTGTTCGTGGATGGACGTAGGCGACATGGGGACCGACATTTTCCTGTCGACCTCGGGCGACGGCGGCGCGACCTGGTCGGCGGCGCGGGCGGTCGGCGACCGACTCCCGTTCGCGGTCGACCGGTTCAACCACTGGCTCGCAGTCGACGCAGTGACCGGCCAGGTGGTGATCGCGTTCTACGACACGCGCAACGACACCACCGGACAGCGCTACGGAACCGACTTCTATCTGGCCCGCTCGAACGACGGCGCCGCCAGCTTCGCCGCGGACATCCGCGTCAGTAATGCGACGTCGAACGAGCACGACTGCAACGGCGTCTTTCCCTGCACGGGGATCAACTACGGCAATCAGCAGGGCGATTACGCAGGCGTCGCCTCGTTCGGTGGCATCGCGCATCCGTTGTGGGTCGACAGCCGCGCCAACCTCGATCCCGCGCCCGGGTGCTCGCGCGGGATCAAGATGGAGGAAGTCTTCACCGCAACGGTGAAGTAGGTCGAACAAAGGGGCGGCCCTCGCGAGCCGCCCCCTTCGTCACTAGGACCGCATCGTCGAGCGTCAGGGCCCGGCAGGATTGCACTTGCCGCCGTCGCCAGGCTGGTTGCAGACGTTGCTGTTCTGCGCCGCGGTCACGAGCTGCGCCCAGTCATCCGGGAAACCCGCGGGGATCGACGTCGTGCACTTGGCGCCCATCGCCTTCGCGTCCGGCCCTGCAAGCAGATACCCCTGGCAAGCGGCGTTATCCGCTGCAGCCTTGACCGCGGCGACGTACTTGGCGTGCGTCCCGTAACGCTCTTCCAGGGATGGCCGCAGGTCGTCCGCCGCTTTGTCTGACGTCTTCTTCGCGAACGGCACCATGCCGCCGACGTAGTTGCAGGTCTGCCCGGCGTGGAACGGCCGCCCGTCATAGTTGGGGTCGCCGGGGCCGGCGGTGATGTTCCAGCCTAGATACGTGCCGAGCGGGGCATCGCGCAGCACGGTGGGAACGCCGCCCAGCTCATTCCCGTCCGAATCCACCTTCGGCACCAGCATCTTGATCACGTTCTTGATCGGCGGCGGCTCGTTGGTCGGCGTTCCCGTCGCGTTGAACTCGTCGAAATCCGGGCCCCAGTCGTAATCGAGAACCGGGTTGACGAAGCTCTCGGGAGCGAAGATCGAGTCCGGAATGCCGGGGACGCCCCTCGGAAATCCCATCGCCGCTCTCGTCGGCTCGACGAGAGTGCGGTCATTCTTCGGTCCGCGCATCCTTGGCCAGACGCTGTCGGGCGGGAGCGTTCCATGCATCACCCACTCGCGCAGCGCGACGCGCAGGCGGTTGACGAGTTGGGTCGCCGGCACCGGATTGGCCCTGAAGTTTCCGACGCCATAGTTGTTGCCCGGGCATCCGGCTCCGACGTTCGGGATCGCCTCATTGAAGCCCCCACCGCCGCCACCATGTGTCGAGCTCGGCAGGTAATAGCGCCGCACGTTGTCCGGCAGAGGAATGTCATTCTTCGGATCGGTTCCGACCCAGGATGTCGTCATCTTCAGCGCGAACACCTCCGCGCCGCCGAACGTCTCAATGATCTTCGGGCAGGTGTCGGTCTCGCTGCATCGATCCAGAATGCCGCCCGGCGGAAGGTCGCGAACGCGGTCCGGAAACGAGTGCCACCACTGCGGCCCTTCGCTGCCCATCTGGTAAAGCTCGAGCACGCCGTCGGGCTGGCCCCAGCGCGAGTTGTTGGCGACCCGGCGTCCAGCGATCAGCGGCCAGGCGCCTTCGTGGACGATCCGGTTTGCTTCGTCCTGGTTCATTCCGAGGAAGATGAAGTGCCGGGTGAAGTTTCCCGACTGCGAGGAGCCGCGGATGATCGCCCATTTGATCTTGATCTTGCCGGGAACCTGCGCAAGGAGTGGGTTCGCCGTTCCGTGGGAATCCGCGGTCTCGTAGCGGAAGAACGACTCGACGTCGCGGAACGCCGCCGTACCGGCGCCAAGCACGTACGGGTCCTTTACGGTGTAGACGAGCTGGTACAACTTCGCCGGGTCGAAGCTGCGAACTGCGCCATTCAGGCAAACACGCACCGGCAAGCTCGGCGTCGTCGTGCCGGCCGAAGCGAACGTCGCGCCCGCGCCGTAGCAGAACTTCCAGTCGCTGTTCGGGATCGTGTCGCCTTCGGTCACGACGCCTGTGAGCGTCTCGTGCGTGTGCACCTTCAGGACCGCGTCCGTGTTGTCGGCCGAGTTCGCGGGGAAGTACGGAATCGGGTTGCCCATCACGTTCAGCGGTTGGTTGGTGCCGCTGCGGTTCACGATGCGGCCGAGGATTCGGCCCGTGACGCCTGTGAGGACCGGCGTCTTTACCCACTCGTTGGTGGTCGGCGTCACGGGCGTAAGGGTCGACGCGTTAGCGGGAACCGCGGTCCCTCCCGCGTTGTCGCCCTGCCAGCCGCTGCTCAGACCGACATCGTGCGAGTTGCGGAGATCGGGCGTAATCGTGATGCGGCCGCCGCGATTCGGGACGTCGTGCCACATCAGCCCGCTCGCCTGCGTCATGTCGACGGGCTTCACGATGAAGAAGGTGGTGATGTAGTCAACCTTGCCGTTCTCGTTTCTCGGCGCCAGCCCGATGTCGGTGATGAGGACGTTGTGCGGGTCTTTGGGATCCAGTTCACCGAACGCGCGCCCGGTGATCGTCTCGTACGGGATATCCTGGCCGGAGAGGGTCGCCGTCGAATCAACGATGATCCGGGTGACCTTCGCATGCGCCTGCGGGACCGACATGAGCATTGCGATGACCGCTGCGGCGGCGAGTGCCGTTCTACGGAGCAGTGCGGGGATGCGGGGCAACATTACGGAACTCCTTTGGTTATCTGAAGCGAACACACGGGCACTGCGCGGCGACCGCCGTCGCGGATGAGTCTCCGAAATGTTCAGTGCCCGCCTCGGAGCGGACCTGATGCGCCACGCGCTTCCTTTCGGTCAAGCCGCGATGAGTCATTTACCGTACGACTTCAGTCGGAGTCGACCGAGCGCACGCCTTGCCAGCCGCTTCGAGGCGCGCGCATCATCGCGCTCCGTAAGGGAGGAAACGATGGCCAGCCGACTGCTACGGACCGATCCCGACTTTGCCGCGCTGTTCATGCGACTCGCCCTCGGGCTAGTGTTCTTCCCCCACGGCGCTCAGAAGGTGCTGGGGCTCTTCGGGGGATACGGCGCAAACGCCACCATCCAATACTTCACGAAGATGGGATTGCCCCCGTGGGTGACCGTCCTCGTCATGGCAGCGGAGTTCGGCGGATCGATCCTGTTGATCCTGGGCTTTCTCACCCGCATCGCCGCCTTCGGCATCGGCTGCGTCATGGCCGGCGCGCTGATCATGGTGCACGCGAAGGTCGGCTTCTTCATGAACTGGGCGGGTACGCAGAAGGGCGAAGGATTCGAGTACCACATCCTCGCGCTCGGGCTGGCGGTGGCCCTGATCTTCGCCGGTGGCGGCGCGTTCTCGGTGGACGGCGCGATCGCGGGCAACCGGATGAGCACGGCTTCGCCGGAAGTCTGACGAGACGCGTCTGTCTTCTGCTGAACTGTTGCGTGCGCGACGTTGCGCTCGGACCTGAACCCGAGCAGTTCCGCGGGTCTTGCGCGCTTCGGCACGGTGCTTAACGTTCCAACCAAGGGCGGCGTGT includes:
- a CDS encoding DoxX family protein is translated as MASRLLRTDPDFAALFMRLALGLVFFPHGAQKVLGLFGGYGANATIQYFTKMGLPPWVTVLVMAAEFGGSILLILGFLTRIAAFGIGCVMAGALIMVHAKVGFFMNWAGTQKGEGFEYHILALGLAVALIFAGGGAFSVDGAIAGNRMSTASPEV